One window from the genome of Gambusia affinis linkage group LG14, SWU_Gaff_1.0, whole genome shotgun sequence encodes:
- the LOC122844103 gene encoding major histocompatibility complex class I-related gene protein-like produces the protein MAEKTSLIFLILVGIQESIAVTHSLKYFYTASSGIENFPSYVSVGLVDEVQISYCDSRTNENIPKQDWMNDLRSLYPNYWKEETETCLAKQRTFKKNLEIAKQRYNQSGGVPIFQQMYGCEWDDETGEVKGYDQFGYDGEDFIALDLKGQSWITPKPQAFNTKQNWENNRAVQELEKIYLTQTCVEWLMTYVSYGRSSLMKTGLPSVSLLQKNSSSPVSCHATGFYPNRAEMFWRKDGEEIHDGGVKEEILPNNDGTFQMSVYVNLSFVPSDDWAKYECVFQFSGFKENIVTRLEKSKIRTNEGEDKVKNSANTI, from the exons TGACCCACTCTCTGAAGTATTTCTACACGGCATCTTCAGGAATAGAAAACTTCCCATCATACGTCTCTGTTGGGTTGGTGGATGAAGTTCAGATAAGTTACTGTGACAgcagaacaaatgaaaatattcctAAACAGGATTGGATGAATGACCTGAGATCATTATATCCAAACTACTGGaaggaggaaacagaaacatgtctgGCTAAACAGCGAACCTTCAAAAAAAACCTAGAAATTGCAAAACAACGCTACAACCAGAGCGGAG GAGTGCCCATCTTTCAGCAGATGTATGGCTGTGAGTGGGATGATGAGACaggagaggtcaaaggttatgatCAGTTTGGTTATGATGGAGAAGATTTTATTGCACTGGATCTGAAAGGACAATCATGGATCACTCCAAAACCACAAGCTTTCAACACCAAACAGAATTGGGAAAATAATAGAGCTGTACAGGAACTTGAGAAGATCTACTTAACTCAAACATGTGTTGAGTGGCTGATGACGTATGTGAGCTATGGGAGGAGCTCACTGATGAAAACAG GTCTTCCCTCAGTGTCTCTCCTCCAGAAGAATAGCTCCTCTCCAGTCAGCTGCCACGCTACAGGATTTTATCCTAACAGAGCTGAGATGTTCTGGAGGAAAGATGGAGAGGAGATTCATGATGGTGGGGTTAAAGAAGAAATCCTCCCCAACAATGATGGGACCTTCCAGATGAGTGTTTATGTGAATCTTTCATTTGTTCCATCTGACGACTGGGCAAAGTATGAATGCGTGTTTCAGTTCTCTGGTTTTAAAGAGAATATTGTCACCAGACtggagaaaagcaaaataaggaCAAATGAAGGTGaggacaaagtaaaaaattcagcaaatacaATTTAG